DNA from Ruminococcaceae bacterium KH2T8:
GGCAATAATCATTAGACTTGACCGCATGATGGCCGATCGAAAGATGTCGCTCAACGAACTTGCAGAGAAGGTCGGCATGACTAATGTTAACCTCTCAAATCTTAAGACCGGAAAGATGAAGGGCATCAGGTTCGAGACACTCGATGCGATATGCGACGTGCTCGACTGCCAGCCCGGGGACATCCTCGAACACACAAAGGAGTAATGGATATGAAAGAGATTTTCGGAACTAATCAGGCGATCGAAGGAACACGTCAGATCGCACTCAAGAGAACCACTGAAGGAAAGAAGCCGGGCATCAACTGGGCTCTCACTCTTGTGATCGGCTTTATCGTCCTCATGGGAGCTACCGTGGCTTCCGTGATCCCCGCACTCGGACTGCTCATCGCAGATGCTGCCCTCTCAGGCGAAAATGTCATCATCACTTTAAGTGACCTCAATACCGAGAATACGGCTTTCGTCTTAGGGTCACTTTGGGGAGAAGGATTTATCATCGTGGCATTTCTTATCTATGCCAGGATCAACGAGATGCGAAAGCCCGCAACACTCGGATTTAAGAAGAAAGGCTTCCTCCTTCAGTACCTGATCGGAGCGATCGCAGGTATCGGTTCGTTCTCACTCGCACTTCTTATAAACTACGTATGCAAAGCCGTCACGATCACTCATTCGGGCAGTATCGATATTGTTACGATGCTCGCGTTTTCGGGCGGTTGGATCCTGCAGGGTATGGCCGAAGAAGTGACATGCAGAGGCTTCCTCCTGACGTCGCTTTCGAGGAGATATTCGGTTACGTTCGGCGTTATCGTAAGTAGTCTCGTGTTCGCGGCGCTGCACCTCGGAAATCCCGGAGTTACTCCCCTCGCGCTCCTGAACCTCTTTCTCTTCGGAATATTCGCGGCGCTGATGTTCATTAAGACGGACAACATCTGGGTATGCTCGGCATTTCATTCATTCTGGAATCTCGCGCAGGGCAACCTTTACGGTATCTCGGTAAGCGGCAACGAAGAGATGCCTACGATCTTTAGGACCACACTTGTTGAAGGAAAGGACTTCATAAACGGCGGAGCATTCGGCTCCGAAGGCGGCATCGCGGTATCGATCGTCATGATCCTCGGATGCGTGATCCTCTATCTCATGTCGGATCGCCGTGCCCGTAGTACAAAGTCCTGACGCCGAGACTCTTTATCTTAGCGGCGCTCTTCTCGAGTGCTTCGAGGTCAAAATATAGATGTCCCGTCGAAGGCTTTATCCAGTTATCGAGAGCATCACCGACTATGAGATCGCGCTCTTCAACATCGACTCCGATGGAGCCCGTAGTATGACCCGGAAGCTCAACTATCTTCGCATCGATCCCGTAGTCACGTAGGCTGTCGCCGTCCTTGACGAATATGAGGTTCGAGGGGCGTTCCACCTTGATCGTCCGAAGCTTAGACTTCGAAAATCCGAGTATCACCGCTCCTACTGCTCCCCATGACTTCAGAGGCTGCCTGTTCGCATCGTCAAAGAGCTCGTCGTCTGCCTTATGGATCGCGACCGGCACACCGTACTTTCGTGACAGCTCGGCAGCATTCTCAGCGTGATCAAAATGCGTATGCGTGAGAACGATGAGCTTTAAGTCATACTTATCGCACACGGCCGTAACGTCACCGAGATTGTCTTTGCTACCCGTATCAACGAGTATCGCATTCTTACCATCGGCAACGATATAGCAGTTACCTGTACCGCACTTGATCCTTTCGACCTTGCTCATGCCCTGATCATCCGTTGTGCGTATATGTTCCCGACAGTCTGCCGTAAGCTACGATATTTCCGGTATTGCCTTCGTCGTCCGTATCGAGATTCGTAATGAATGTCTCGAACATCTCGTTATAGTTGTTCATGACACCCTGGATCCTGTCCACGGGATTTCTCATCGCGACAACATAGACATCGTATGTATGTGTACCACCCGGCGGCGGATAAGGTCCCATGTATTCCATGGAGGATGCCCATCCGCGGGGAAGCTCGGTCTCATAGATGTCATTAGACTTCCAGTGCATCCAGTTCCACGAGCTTAAGTCGATCATGTAAACACAATAAACGGTAGCGCCTTCAACCGGCTCCCACGAGAGCTGCGGCGACATATTCTCGCCTTCTTCCGTATAGGAAACTATCTGCGCCCACGCGCCGTCGACAAGGTCTTCGGACGTGAGCTCGAACTGCTCATAACCATCAAGGTAATCGATGTCTGCGGCGGTAGGTAACGGTGCCTCAGTCTCCTCGGTGGTTTCTTCCGTAGTCGATTCGGCGGTAGTCGTCGTAGTAGCTTCAAGAGTAGTAGTTACCGATGTTTCATCGGGCTGTGACGAGCAACCTGCGAGGCCTGTCGCGATACTCGAGATGAGCAGCGCTGCAATGATCTTCTGTTTCTTCATAGAAATATCGGCTCCCTTCAATTCTCCAATATTCTTGATTATAGCAGAAGGAAACCGATATCCCCAAATGCACTCTGATTCGGTAAAGCTCCTACTATCTGATATAATTACACCAATGAAATGGGATAAGGAGGCAGATCGTGGATTCGGCTATCAATTTGACATCTGTGATAATTACAGATTCCGTCGGTGCATTGCTCCTTTT
Protein-coding regions in this window:
- a CDS encoding putative transcriptional regulator — its product is MAIIIRLDRMMADRKMSLNELAEKVGMTNVNLSNLKTGKMKGIRFETLDAICDVLDCQPGDILEHTKE
- a CDS encoding Glyoxylase, beta-lactamase superfamily II codes for the protein MSKVERIKCGTGNCYIVADGKNAILVDTGSKDNLGDVTAVCDKYDLKLIVLTHTHFDHAENAAELSRKYGVPVAIHKADDELFDDANRQPLKSWGAVGAVILGFSKSKLRTIKVERPSNLIFVKDGDSLRDYGIDAKIVELPGHTTGSIGVDVEERDLIVGDALDNWIKPSTGHLYFDLEALEKSAAKIKSLGVRTLYYGHGDPT
- a CDS encoding Uncharacterized conserved protein, phosphatidylethanolamine-binding protein (PEBP) family, with the translated sequence MKKQKIIAALLISSIATGLAGCSSQPDETSVTTTLEATTTTTAESTTEETTEETEAPLPTAADIDYLDGYEQFELTSEDLVDGAWAQIVSYTEEGENMSPQLSWEPVEGATVYCVYMIDLSSWNWMHWKSNDIYETELPRGWASSMEYMGPYPPPGGTHTYDVYVVAMRNPVDRIQGVMNNYNEMFETFITNLDTDDEGNTGNIVAYGRLSGTYTHNG